In Gimesia benthica, a single window of DNA contains:
- the trpE gene encoding anthranilate synthase component I: protein MKYVPDFDTFQQLSTQANLVPVYRQLTGDTLTPVSAYQLLEKGPYSFLFESVVGGEQISRYSFLGANPFLTIDAYQQRMVIQQQGETEERTVADPLQELESILDQYQAPELPGLPRFCGGAVGYAGYDVVRYSENLPDAPEDDRQLPDLSFALYDHMVVFDQINKTVLVVAHAHITSGMSESDLQAAYQAACEKIDQTCERFQTGDPAVLKMADISVNPHAEPDLQWTSNFSQQNFEAAVDACKEYIVAGDIFQVVLSQRLKLETSATPLDIYRSLRVVNPSPFMFLLKTPEVDLVGSSPEIMVRVEDGLTTIRPLAGTRKRGKTEAEDKRLAEELLADPKERAEHVMLIDLARNDVGRVSEFGSVELSDVMVVERYSHVMHITSNVTGTLTEGRTALDALRAGLPAGTVSGAPKVRAMEIIDEFEPHRRGPYAGAVGYLDFTGNMDTCIALRTLVMQGSTAYVQAGAGIVADSVPETEYYETLNKAKGLLKAIEVAEQQLK from the coding sequence ATGAAATACGTTCCAGATTTTGATACTTTTCAACAGCTTTCCACACAGGCGAACCTGGTTCCCGTGTATCGCCAGTTGACCGGAGATACCTTGACTCCGGTCAGTGCGTATCAGCTGCTGGAGAAGGGCCCGTATTCGTTTCTGTTTGAAAGCGTCGTGGGTGGTGAGCAGATCAGCCGCTACAGCTTCCTGGGAGCCAACCCCTTTCTGACCATCGATGCCTACCAGCAGCGGATGGTAATCCAGCAGCAGGGAGAGACCGAAGAGCGGACCGTCGCTGATCCACTGCAGGAGCTGGAATCCATTCTCGATCAGTACCAGGCTCCCGAATTGCCGGGGCTTCCCCGTTTTTGCGGAGGGGCCGTCGGTTATGCTGGCTATGATGTCGTGCGTTATTCTGAAAACCTGCCTGATGCACCTGAAGACGATCGTCAGCTCCCGGACCTGTCCTTTGCGCTGTACGACCATATGGTGGTCTTCGATCAGATCAATAAGACCGTGCTGGTGGTGGCACATGCCCATATTACTTCCGGAATGAGTGAGTCAGATCTGCAGGCCGCATATCAGGCTGCCTGTGAGAAGATCGATCAAACCTGCGAACGCTTCCAGACGGGGGATCCTGCCGTATTGAAGATGGCGGATATCAGTGTGAATCCCCATGCGGAACCGGATCTACAGTGGACGTCCAATTTTTCGCAACAGAATTTTGAAGCAGCGGTCGACGCCTGCAAGGAATACATCGTAGCCGGCGATATTTTTCAGGTCGTCTTGAGTCAGCGCCTGAAACTGGAGACTTCGGCGACGCCACTGGATATTTATCGCAGCCTGAGAGTCGTCAATCCGAGCCCGTTCATGTTTTTGCTCAAGACTCCCGAAGTCGATCTGGTCGGCAGCTCACCTGAAATCATGGTGCGTGTTGAAGACGGTCTGACGACGATCCGGCCCCTGGCGGGAACCCGCAAACGGGGGAAAACCGAGGCGGAAGATAAGCGTCTGGCCGAGGAACTGCTGGCCGACCCCAAAGAACGTGCTGAGCATGTGATGCTGATTGACCTGGCGCGGAATGATGTCGGCCGGGTAAGTGAGTTCGGTTCGGTGGAACTGTCGGATGTGATGGTAGTAGAACGTTACAGCCATGTCATGCACATCACATCCAATGTAACCGGTACGCTGACCGAAGGGCGAACGGCCCTGGATGCCTTGCGTGCCGGGCTGCCTGCAGGAACGGTCTCTGGTGCCCCCAAAGTGCGGGCCATGGAGATCATCGACGAATTTGAACCACATCGACGGGGCCCGTATGCTGGCGCCGTCGGATATCTCGATTTTACGGGAAATATGGATACGTGTATTGCATTGCGTACGCTGGTTATGCAGGGATCGACGGCCTACGTTCAGGCCGGCGCCGGGATCGTTGCCGACAGTGTACCCGAGACGGAATACTATGAAACATTGAACAAGGCAAAGGGGTTGCTGAAAGCGATTGAGGTCGCTGAACAACAACTGAAATAA
- a CDS encoding Nramp family divalent metal transporter → MESQQENSALDPSVGSEKEEAINAPTSFGGIVRRLGPGLIVAGSIVGSGELIATTKTGAQAGIALLWLIIVGCLIKVFVQIELGRYSISRGETTLQALNHVPGPRLGVMRNPNQQAPNWILWFWLIMSLCTIGQLGGIVGGVGQALALTLPIKGDYRQAIQYPSEKEFVHYLEIEEELNSEESSLAAMSPKERERYLRGHAKMQQRIEALQEEGQMILQKIRNQESLVDEQGSSLLEPQTWDDKIWAGLISVMTAFLLFYGRYNLIEHLSTILVVSFTFITVGNVFSLQTSEIWSISGEEIMKGLSFGIPEATGGMNPLITALAAFGIIGVGATELIAYPYWCLEKGYARFTGPHSEDASWAFRAKGWMRVMKIDAFASMCIYTFATLAFYLMGVAVLHKEGLDPDGMRMVSTLAEAYVPVFGTYAKWLFLAGAIAVLYSTFLVANAANARIFSDGLRFFGIYDERKPGALQKWIRGMSFILPLLCLAVFLTGANPVRLVLIAGTMQAIMLPMLGIAAIYLRYTRIDQRLTPGRLWDLMLFLSCLGLLLAGGFGVYKQLFA, encoded by the coding sequence ATGGAATCTCAACAGGAGAATAGCGCTCTCGATCCATCAGTGGGTTCCGAGAAAGAAGAAGCCATTAACGCCCCGACCAGTTTTGGCGGGATCGTCAGACGCCTGGGCCCCGGCCTGATTGTGGCCGGCAGTATTGTGGGTTCCGGCGAGTTGATCGCAACCACCAAAACCGGTGCCCAGGCCGGGATTGCTCTGTTATGGCTGATTATCGTCGGCTGTCTGATCAAGGTGTTCGTACAGATCGAACTGGGACGCTATTCCATCTCCCGGGGAGAGACCACGCTCCAGGCGCTGAACCATGTGCCGGGACCCCGCCTGGGAGTCATGCGGAATCCGAATCAGCAGGCTCCCAACTGGATTCTCTGGTTCTGGCTGATTATGAGCCTGTGTACGATCGGGCAACTGGGGGGGATTGTCGGCGGTGTAGGGCAGGCTCTCGCACTGACGCTGCCGATTAAAGGCGATTATCGCCAGGCGATCCAATACCCGTCCGAAAAAGAATTCGTGCACTACCTCGAGATCGAAGAGGAACTTAACAGCGAAGAGAGCTCCCTGGCTGCCATGTCTCCCAAGGAGCGGGAGCGATATCTGCGAGGGCACGCCAAGATGCAGCAGCGAATTGAAGCCCTGCAGGAAGAGGGGCAGATGATTCTGCAGAAGATTCGCAATCAGGAATCCCTGGTCGATGAGCAGGGCTCATCCCTGCTGGAACCGCAAACCTGGGACGATAAGATCTGGGCCGGTTTGATTTCGGTGATGACCGCCTTTCTGCTGTTCTACGGTCGCTACAATCTGATCGAGCATCTTTCGACGATTCTGGTTGTTTCGTTTACGTTTATCACGGTCGGCAATGTCTTTTCGCTTCAGACTTCAGAGATCTGGAGCATTTCTGGCGAGGAAATCATGAAGGGGCTGTCGTTCGGAATTCCAGAAGCGACAGGGGGCATGAATCCTCTGATTACTGCGCTGGCAGCGTTTGGAATTATTGGCGTCGGAGCGACCGAACTGATTGCCTATCCTTACTGGTGCCTGGAGAAGGGCTACGCCCGCTTTACCGGCCCCCATTCAGAGGATGCTAGCTGGGCCTTTCGCGCCAAAGGCTGGATGCGGGTGATGAAGATCGATGCTTTCGCTTCAATGTGCATCTACACTTTTGCCACCCTGGCGTTTTACCTGATGGGAGTGGCTGTTCTGCACAAGGAAGGTTTGGATCCAGACGGGATGAGGATGGTGAGCACGCTGGCGGAAGCCTATGTGCCTGTGTTCGGGACGTACGCCAAATGGCTCTTCCTCGCGGGAGCGATTGCCGTTCTCTATTCAACATTCCTGGTGGCGAATGCAGCGAATGCACGTATCTTTTCCGACGGACTGCGTTTCTTCGGAATCTACGACGAACGTAAGCCGGGCGCACTGCAGAAATGGATCAGGGGCATGTCGTTTATTCTGCCTCTGCTCTGCCTGGCGGTATTTCTGACCGGGGCTAATCCGGTCAGGCTGGTGTTGATCGCGGGGACCATGCAGGCCATCATGCTGCCAATGCTGGGGATCGCCGCCATCTATCTGCGATATACCCGGATCGATCAGCGATTAACGCCTGGACGGCTCTGGGATCTGATGCTGTTTCTCTCCTGTCTCGGTCTGTTGCTGGCGGGTGGGTTCGGGGTCTACAAACAGTTATTCGCCTGA
- a CDS encoding histidine triad nucleotide-binding protein, with protein MSGEKTIFKKIIDREIPADIIYEDELCLAFKDVNPQAPVHVLVIPKKEIVSISHLEPEDMELAGHLFLTVGKLAEMLGLEEGYRTIVNTGKAGGQTVDHLHLHLLGGRSLQWPPG; from the coding sequence ATGAGTGGTGAGAAAACGATTTTCAAGAAAATTATCGACCGGGAGATTCCGGCTGACATTATCTACGAAGACGAACTGTGTCTGGCGTTCAAGGATGTCAATCCACAGGCTCCCGTGCATGTGCTGGTGATTCCCAAGAAGGAGATCGTATCGATTTCTCACCTGGAGCCCGAAGACATGGAGCTGGCCGGCCACCTGTTTCTGACAGTTGGAAAGCTGGCAGAAATGCTGGGGCTGGAAGAAGGGTATCGTACAATCGTCAATACTGGTAAAGCCGGAGGTCAGACGGTCGATCATCTCCATTTACATCTACTCGGAGGTCGCTCCTTACAGTGGCCACCCGGATAA
- a CDS encoding pyruvate carboxylase produces MSEGKIKKLLVANRSEIAIRIFRSTHELGIRTVGIYTHEDRYALHRTKADEAYQIGKPGHPVKSYLDIDAIITLAKQKKIDAIHPGYGFLSENAEFAQACKDAGIIFVGPQVETLKSLGDKISARKIAEQAGVPVLGGSGEAITDPAEGRKTAQTIGFPIILKAAHGGGGRGMRVVQTEKEFDAAYEQARSESLAAFGSPDVFVEKFISRARHIEVQLLGDKHGGLVHLYERDCSVQRRHQKVVEIAPAPNLDPSVREALCNAALKIGRSVNYESAGTVEFLLDDDTNQFYFIEVNPRIQVEHTVTEQVTGVDIVKSQILLAQGAKLSDTGIGINSQEEIKTHGFALQCRVTTEDPTNKFMPDYGRVAHYRSASGMGVRLDAGTAFSGAMVFPYYDSLLVKVTTWARTFKDASARTERCLQEFRIRGVKTNIPFLLKLVTHPTFIKGECITRFIDETPELFKFPKRHDRATKLLTYLSETIVNGNALVKDRAKAKRRMPAPVPSYNKKQIDPPEGMRQKLLELGAEKFSKWILDQKQLLLTDTSFRDAHQSLYATRFRTHDMLQIAEVYAHNCPQLFSLEMWGGATFDTSMRFLKESPWQRLADMRERVPNILFQMLIRASSAVGYTNYPDNVVRAFVKEAAAAGIDVFRVFDALNWVPNMKVAMEEVQKSGAICEASICYTGDILDPSKSKYDLKYYVKMAKELENMGAHILAIKDMAGLCKPYAAELLVKTLKQEIGIPIHFHTHDTIGGQAASILKAAEAGLDIADGAVPSMSGGTSQPNLTTVIESLRFAEHQPQVNVEHLDEISEYWRAVRDFYTAFESPVLPAGANLYDHQMPGGQYTNLLQQAQSLGLGDRWSEVCHVYAEVNQLLGDIVKVTPTSKAVGDMALFLVANDLTCDDVVNGERDLAFPESVLDLVSGRMGQTPGGFPDAVQKRILRGEEPLTERPGSILPPADFEDAAKTVQEMINRTPTDQEVVSYLLYPKVFEDFAAHQKAYYDTSGLPTYAFFNGLEPEEEIAVDIAPGKTLIIKFLAVGKPQTDGCRTVFFELNGQPREVVIVDKSLKPQDDTRRKADPSDQKQIGSVMPGVVVSLTIKVGSKVKAGDQLLMLEAMKMQTSVISEQDGVVKEILIEPGTQVESGDLLIVLE; encoded by the coding sequence ATGTCTGAGGGTAAGATTAAAAAGCTGCTCGTTGCCAACCGAAGCGAAATTGCGATTCGAATTTTCCGCAGTACACACGAACTGGGGATTCGCACGGTCGGCATCTATACCCATGAAGATCGTTACGCCCTGCACCGGACCAAGGCAGACGAAGCCTACCAGATTGGTAAGCCGGGCCATCCAGTGAAATCCTACCTGGATATCGACGCCATCATCACACTGGCGAAGCAGAAGAAAATCGACGCCATCCATCCTGGCTACGGTTTCCTCTCCGAAAACGCAGAATTCGCCCAGGCCTGTAAAGACGCCGGCATCATTTTCGTCGGTCCCCAGGTCGAGACTCTGAAATCGCTGGGAGACAAGATCTCGGCCCGTAAAATTGCCGAGCAGGCAGGTGTTCCCGTTCTCGGCGGTAGTGGTGAAGCAATTACCGATCCCGCAGAAGGACGCAAAACTGCTCAAACCATCGGCTTCCCGATCATTCTGAAAGCAGCCCACGGCGGTGGTGGTCGTGGGATGCGTGTCGTACAGACGGAGAAAGAATTCGACGCTGCTTACGAGCAGGCCCGCAGTGAATCGCTGGCGGCCTTCGGCAGTCCCGATGTATTCGTCGAAAAGTTCATCTCCCGTGCCCGTCATATTGAAGTCCAGCTGCTGGGTGACAAGCACGGTGGTCTGGTTCATCTTTACGAACGTGACTGTTCGGTACAGCGTCGTCACCAGAAGGTCGTGGAAATTGCCCCGGCTCCAAACCTGGATCCCTCGGTTCGCGAAGCCCTCTGTAATGCCGCCTTGAAAATTGGTCGGAGCGTAAATTACGAGTCGGCAGGAACCGTCGAATTCCTGCTGGATGACGACACGAACCAGTTCTACTTCATCGAAGTGAATCCTCGTATCCAGGTCGAACATACGGTGACAGAACAGGTTACCGGTGTTGATATCGTCAAATCACAGATCCTGCTCGCCCAGGGTGCTAAGCTTTCAGATACCGGAATCGGCATCAACTCTCAGGAAGAGATCAAGACTCACGGTTTTGCACTGCAGTGCCGCGTGACGACCGAAGATCCCACGAACAAGTTCATGCCCGACTATGGACGCGTTGCACACTATCGCTCGGCCAGCGGTATGGGCGTCCGCCTTGATGCGGGTACCGCATTCTCCGGTGCAATGGTCTTCCCTTACTACGACTCACTGCTGGTTAAGGTGACCACCTGGGCGCGGACCTTCAAAGATGCTTCCGCCCGTACGGAACGCTGTCTGCAGGAATTCCGAATTCGTGGCGTGAAAACGAACATTCCGTTCCTGCTGAAACTGGTCACGCACCCGACCTTCATCAAGGGTGAGTGTATTACCCGGTTCATCGATGAGACGCCGGAACTGTTCAAGTTCCCCAAACGTCACGACCGAGCTACTAAACTGCTGACCTACCTGTCAGAGACGATCGTGAACGGCAACGCCCTGGTCAAAGACCGTGCGAAAGCAAAGCGACGGATGCCGGCTCCAGTGCCGTCTTACAACAAAAAACAGATCGATCCACCGGAGGGCATGCGACAGAAGCTGCTCGAACTGGGGGCAGAGAAATTCAGCAAATGGATTCTGGATCAGAAACAGCTGCTGTTGACGGATACATCCTTCCGCGATGCCCATCAGTCGCTGTATGCGACCCGTTTCCGTACACACGACATGCTGCAGATCGCGGAAGTTTACGCCCATAACTGCCCGCAACTGTTCTCGCTGGAAATGTGGGGTGGAGCGACCTTCGATACATCCATGCGGTTCCTGAAAGAATCCCCCTGGCAGCGTCTGGCTGATATGCGGGAACGAGTGCCGAACATTCTGTTCCAGATGTTGATCCGTGCTTCGAGTGCCGTTGGTTATACCAACTACCCGGACAACGTGGTCCGCGCATTTGTGAAAGAAGCTGCCGCTGCAGGCATCGATGTGTTCCGCGTGTTTGACGCGTTGAACTGGGTGCCCAACATGAAGGTGGCGATGGAAGAAGTGCAGAAGAGCGGCGCCATCTGTGAAGCCAGTATCTGTTACACCGGCGACATTCTGGATCCGTCCAAATCGAAATACGATCTGAAGTATTACGTGAAGATGGCCAAGGAACTGGAAAACATGGGTGCCCACATCCTGGCGATCAAAGATATGGCCGGTTTGTGCAAACCTTATGCAGCCGAACTGCTGGTTAAAACCTTGAAGCAGGAAATCGGCATTCCCATTCACTTCCACACCCACGACACGATTGGCGGACAGGCGGCTTCCATTCTGAAAGCCGCTGAGGCAGGACTGGATATCGCCGACGGGGCAGTCCCGTCTATGTCTGGTGGAACATCGCAGCCGAACCTGACCACGGTGATTGAATCCCTGCGATTCGCAGAACACCAGCCGCAGGTCAACGTCGAACACCTCGACGAAATCTCCGAGTACTGGCGTGCCGTCCGTGACTTCTATACGGCCTTCGAAAGCCCCGTACTACCAGCCGGTGCGAATCTTTACGATCACCAGATGCCCGGCGGTCAGTACACGAACCTGCTGCAGCAGGCGCAATCGCTGGGTCTAGGAGACCGCTGGTCTGAAGTCTGTCATGTCTACGCGGAAGTCAACCAGCTGCTGGGCGATATCGTAAAGGTAACTCCTACCTCCAAAGCAGTCGGCGATATGGCACTGTTCCTCGTTGCCAATGATCTGACCTGTGACGATGTCGTTAACGGCGAACGTGATCTGGCATTCCCCGAATCAGTACTGGATCTCGTCAGTGGTCGCATGGGACAGACCCCGGGCGGTTTCCCTGACGCTGTTCAAAAACGAATTCTGCGAGGAGAAGAGCCTCTCACCGAACGTCCGGGCAGTATTTTACCTCCTGCCGACTTTGAAGACGCTGCGAAGACAGTGCAGGAGATGATCAACCGCACGCCTACCGATCAGGAAGTCGTGTCTTACCTGCTGTATCCCAAAGTCTTCGAAGATTTCGCAGCACATCAGAAAGCGTACTACGATACCAGCGGCCTGCCGACCTACGCCTTCTTCAACGGACTGGAACCGGAAGAGGAAATCGCCGTCGACATCGCTCCCGGTAAAACCCTCATCATCAAGTTTCTGGCTGTTGGTAAGCCACAGACAGATGGTTGCAGAACGGTCTTCTTCGAACTCAACGGTCAGCCGCGTGAAGTGGTGATCGTAGATAAATCGTTGAAACCGCAAGACGATACCCGCCGCAAAGCAGATCCATCTGATCAGAAGCAAATCGGTTCAGTGATGCCTGGTGTTGTGGTCTCCTTGACCATCAAGGTCGGCAGCAAAGTCAAAGCCGGCGATCAGCTGCTGATGCTGGAAGCCATGAAGATGCAAACCAGCGTCATTTCTGAACAGGATGGGGTCGTCAAAGAGATTCTGATCGAGCCCGGTACTCAGGTGGAGTCGGGAGATCTGCTGATCGTCCTGGAATAA
- a CDS encoding class I SAM-dependent methyltransferase, with product MGQKQCDLCAGTEFEQIGTRDRHRQPLETVICKSCGLVAHGQIPSDEELARYYATEYRQSYHGEMTPSDRRVMRAWNNGERIFSQLQPHIEPDMEVFEVGAGIGCTVKVFELNGHASRGIEPGEGFQNYSQQQLLTNVVRGDLFEQPRDKSHELILLVHVIEHFNSPRKALEYIRGMLSDDGLFYVECPNIAAPFARRSKMFHYAHIHNFTPSSLKMLAESCGFQLVQQFGTQEDPNLQMLFSCSDSTELTIDPDNYRETMQVINAATPLQYHLRPYYFTSRVKKVSSYLKEHLSARQFVADVIQECQKFAAEQEDEAPESLRSAA from the coding sequence ATGGGACAAAAGCAATGCGATCTCTGTGCAGGAACCGAGTTTGAACAAATTGGAACCCGGGACCGGCATCGCCAGCCCTTGGAAACAGTGATCTGCAAATCCTGTGGCCTGGTCGCCCATGGCCAGATTCCCAGCGACGAAGAGCTTGCCCGCTATTACGCCACCGAGTACCGCCAGAGTTACCACGGCGAAATGACTCCTTCCGATCGCCGCGTGATGCGAGCCTGGAATAACGGCGAACGAATTTTCAGCCAGCTGCAGCCCCACATCGAACCCGATATGGAAGTCTTCGAAGTCGGTGCAGGCATTGGCTGCACCGTCAAAGTCTTTGAACTTAATGGACACGCTTCGCGGGGAATTGAACCGGGCGAAGGTTTCCAGAATTATTCGCAGCAGCAACTCCTGACCAACGTCGTCCGCGGAGATCTCTTCGAGCAGCCCCGTGACAAAAGCCACGAGCTGATTCTGCTCGTCCACGTGATCGAGCACTTTAACTCGCCCCGCAAGGCCCTCGAATACATTCGCGGCATGCTCTCCGACGACGGACTGTTCTACGTCGAATGTCCAAACATCGCGGCTCCCTTTGCCCGTCGCAGCAAAATGTTCCATTACGCTCACATTCATAACTTCACTCCCTCCAGCCTCAAGATGCTGGCCGAGAGTTGTGGCTTCCAGCTGGTGCAGCAGTTCGGAACTCAGGAAGATCCCAACCTGCAGATGCTCTTCTCCTGCAGCGATTCAACCGAACTTACCATCGATCCGGATAATTACCGCGAAACGATGCAGGTCATCAACGCCGCCACTCCCCTGCAGTATCACCTGCGGCCTTATTACTTCACGTCGCGTGTGAAGAAGGTCTCCAGCTATCTCAAGGAGCACCTGTCAGCCAGACAGTTCGTGGCAGACGTCATTCAGGAATGCCAGAAGTTCGCCGCAGAACAGGAAGACGAAGCTCCCGAATCATTGCGTTCAGCTGCGTGA
- a CDS encoding DUF6263 family protein — MQGKRYISWMIGIVILAGTGWSFLNKQQNESSEKVEDVKPPGAVAEQTQQPPVEVAPVSLREEKVEVLELNLAVNQRFPMIKTVEQTLSQASAAGVVQSKSKLELILALTVEELQEDGRKRLRVQYSGVKYSHDIAGEKVSFDSNRSSGPAPPEVQAYQGLVQNGFSFWIGPDNKIIELVGFDQFMQRCLQNTPVSQRETVLAKISETSGDDGVANFIDDSIGLLPYNINKEHQGGAVRVGESWTKTRRLTQPIPMVLKTEYTLRELNENIARINIAGDIAASKISSPINQHGKSVQLFIRGGKSFGSCLLDRQTGLPLESRIERFLETTVKLESGKQFEQQKQIVTTIRAFPHQEERPLGPSAKITPRSNPKPAAN, encoded by the coding sequence ATGCAGGGCAAGCGTTATATCAGCTGGATGATCGGAATTGTGATTCTTGCCGGGACCGGCTGGTCCTTTTTGAACAAGCAGCAGAACGAATCGTCGGAAAAGGTGGAAGACGTCAAACCTCCCGGAGCGGTCGCGGAACAGACTCAGCAACCGCCTGTGGAAGTCGCGCCGGTTTCGCTGCGTGAGGAAAAGGTAGAGGTGCTGGAGTTGAACCTGGCCGTCAATCAGCGTTTTCCGATGATCAAGACGGTGGAGCAGACGTTGTCGCAGGCCTCGGCTGCCGGGGTCGTGCAGAGTAAATCGAAACTGGAGCTGATTCTGGCGCTGACGGTGGAGGAGCTTCAGGAAGACGGTCGGAAGCGTTTGCGCGTGCAGTATTCGGGTGTGAAGTATTCACATGACATCGCGGGTGAGAAAGTCTCGTTCGATTCCAATCGTAGCTCGGGCCCTGCACCACCGGAGGTCCAGGCTTATCAGGGACTCGTGCAGAACGGGTTCTCCTTCTGGATTGGACCGGATAACAAAATCATCGAGCTGGTCGGCTTTGATCAGTTTATGCAGCGATGTCTGCAGAACACGCCGGTCAGTCAGCGGGAAACCGTGCTGGCAAAGATCTCCGAGACCTCGGGGGACGACGGCGTGGCCAACTTCATCGACGACAGCATTGGTCTGCTGCCTTATAACATCAACAAGGAACATCAAGGGGGCGCGGTGCGTGTGGGCGAGAGCTGGACGAAAACCCGGCGTCTGACGCAGCCAATCCCGATGGTCCTGAAGACTGAGTACACGCTGCGTGAGCTCAACGAAAACATCGCCCGGATCAACATCGCGGGAGACATCGCGGCTTCGAAGATCAGCAGTCCGATCAACCAGCATGGAAAATCGGTGCAGCTGTTTATCCGGGGCGGGAAATCGTTTGGCAGCTGTCTGCTCGACCGCCAGACAGGGCTGCCGCTGGAATCCAGGATCGAACGCTTCCTGGAGACGACCGTCAAACTGGAGAGCGGCAAACAATTCGAACAGCAGAAACAGATCGTGACGACGATCCGGGCCTTTCCGCATCAGGAAGAACGCCCGCTGGGCCCCTCAGCGAAGATTACGCCGCGGAGTAATCCAAAGCCGGCGGCGAATTGA
- a CDS encoding sulfatase-like hydrolase/transferase, which produces MRSVILVGLTTLFTLSCSLVFAADAQPETPRRPNVILLLSDDQRPDTIAALGNPVIKTPNLDQLVKQGTSFTRATCANPICTPSRAEILTGVGGFHNGSMDFGKPIKSDLPTWSETMHKAGYNSWFVGKWHNDGKPVIRGYDETLGLFTGGGGRWAVPSYDGNGLLVTGYRGWIFQDDERHFFPEKGVGLTSNISEHFADAAIEFIERKHSKPYFLHVCFTAPHDPLLMPIGYEQYYNPDEMPVPKNFLPEHPFDHGNFDGRDEKLLPWPRTRKVVQNDLSLYYSVISHLDSQVGRIVEALKKSGQWDNTILIYSSDHGLAVGSHGLRGKQNMYEHTINVPMIIVGPGVPADQRSAAQCYLRDLYPTSCDLAGIPIPKSVEGKSLKPVLTGKQEEIYEEIYGYFRDFQRMIRTDRWKLILYPHLDRVQLFDLQNDPLEMHDLSQDPAHQQTRDALLRRLNDWRKSQNDKSLASAKSS; this is translated from the coding sequence ATGCGATCTGTGATTTTAGTTGGTTTAACAACACTGTTTACGCTCTCCTGCTCCCTTGTGTTCGCCGCTGATGCGCAGCCTGAAACGCCCCGGCGACCCAATGTGATCCTGCTGCTCTCGGACGACCAGCGTCCCGACACCATCGCCGCCCTCGGGAACCCGGTCATCAAGACCCCCAACCTGGATCAACTCGTCAAACAGGGCACCAGCTTCACCCGGGCCACCTGTGCCAATCCGATCTGTACCCCCAGTCGTGCGGAAATCCTCACTGGTGTCGGCGGATTCCATAACGGATCGATGGACTTCGGCAAGCCAATCAAATCCGATCTCCCCACCTGGTCCGAAACCATGCACAAAGCGGGCTACAACTCCTGGTTTGTCGGGAAGTGGCACAATGACGGCAAGCCGGTAATCCGGGGCTACGATGAGACGCTGGGCCTGTTTACCGGCGGCGGCGGTCGCTGGGCGGTTCCCTCCTACGATGGCAACGGTCTGCTCGTGACCGGCTACCGTGGCTGGATCTTTCAGGATGATGAGCGTCACTTCTTTCCCGAGAAGGGCGTCGGGCTGACCTCCAATATCAGCGAACACTTTGCTGACGCAGCCATCGAATTCATCGAACGCAAACACAGCAAACCCTACTTCCTCCATGTCTGCTTCACCGCCCCCCACGATCCACTGCTCATGCCTATCGGCTACGAACAATACTACAACCCCGACGAAATGCCCGTTCCCAAGAACTTCCTGCCCGAGCATCCCTTTGATCACGGGAACTTCGACGGTCGCGATGAAAAACTGCTGCCCTGGCCTCGCACCAGGAAGGTCGTGCAGAACGATCTCTCCCTGTATTACTCGGTGATTTCGCATCTGGACTCGCAAGTCGGACGGATTGTTGAAGCCCTGAAAAAATCGGGACAGTGGGATAATACCATTCTGATTTACTCCAGCGATCATGGCCTGGCAGTCGGCAGCCACGGGCTGCGAGGCAAGCAGAACATGTACGAACACACGATCAACGTTCCGATGATCATCGTCGGTCCCGGCGTCCCCGCCGATCAGCGCTCGGCCGCGCAGTGCTATCTCCGCGATCTCTATCCCACCAGTTGTGACCTCGCAGGCATCCCCATTCCCAAATCGGTCGAAGGCAAAAGTCTGAAACCGGTCCTCACAGGGAAGCAAGAGGAGATCTACGAGGAAATCTACGGCTACTTCCGCGACTTCCAGCGCATGATCCGCACCGACCGCTGGAAGCTGATCCTCTATCCGCACCTCGATCGAGTCCAGCTCTTCGATCTTCAGAACGACCCTCTGGAGATGCACGACCTCTCTCAGGACCCCGCTCATCAACAGACTCGCGACGCTCTGCTCCGCCGCCTGAACGACTGGCGGAAGTCGCAGAACGACAAGTCGCTGGCTTCGGCAAAATCTTCCTGA